In Streptomyces sp. SN-593, a single genomic region encodes these proteins:
- a CDS encoding ATP-binding cassette domain-containing protein, translating to MSARGTTLTPVEPRTGKAKRPTKASASDSLSNAERELYGGRLRYDQSFVRHAGPLTRLGFGHMAAALPRMVAMVLRTGWQADRRALAGVVAAQVGQGVTAGWGLVAVNSVLTRLFADGPTRDKLDDAVPSLVVLAAAAVATAVLSAWSTAMSGRLEPQVERAVSARYYRAVTEVEVEATERPEVQRVLEAGRFGTDSARNMLRLSVGVGNVVIGMAAAAAVLASLHWVLLPMLLAIAVPRGWGAVRSARRDYLSRLHWVDHRRAIASLLAYLTRPHAAGEIRVHAAGEKLLGSYEEMSRQTEAEQQRLAHAQASTDLVAGGFAGLASLACYGVLWWLLSTGRLPLAVGGTAVIAIRTSTARLTSLVQQVNRLYEELLFLTDTEDAIEIAGRHAIPRAGAALPSPVRALRTENVSFTYPGAEAPAVDGVSVEIRRGAVTALVGVNGSGKTTLTKLLAGLLLPGEGEVWWEGENGQRVEVRQADRGEVFAAVGVLAQDFPRWEMTAAANVAIGAGDRPRDMSAVRQAAETAGVRDLIEALPHGWDSIVFKGYERGVQLSGGQWQKLGTARTLYRDAQVLLVDEPTSALDPHAEIAAFQGLWSLAREGRAVVLVTHRLAATMNADHIYVLADGRVVEDGSHAELMAIEGVYQGMFTAQAAQYGLGADDLLPGPRTGTPTDPQDAR from the coding sequence ATGTCCGCGAGGGGGACCACGTTGACGCCAGTCGAACCACGCACCGGCAAAGCCAAAAGGCCGACGAAAGCGTCGGCATCGGACAGTCTCTCCAACGCTGAGAGGGAGTTGTACGGCGGCCGGCTCCGTTACGACCAGTCCTTCGTCCGCCACGCCGGCCCGCTCACCCGGTTGGGGTTCGGGCACATGGCGGCCGCGCTGCCGCGCATGGTCGCCATGGTGCTGCGCACCGGGTGGCAGGCCGACCGTCGGGCGCTCGCTGGCGTCGTGGCAGCTCAGGTCGGGCAGGGCGTGACGGCCGGGTGGGGGCTGGTGGCGGTCAACAGCGTCCTCACACGCCTGTTCGCCGACGGGCCGACGCGGGACAAGCTCGACGACGCCGTTCCGTCGCTGGTGGTGCTGGCGGCCGCGGCCGTGGCCACTGCCGTGCTGTCCGCCTGGTCGACCGCGATGTCGGGTCGGCTGGAGCCGCAGGTGGAGCGGGCAGTGTCGGCCCGCTACTACAGGGCTGTGACCGAGGTCGAGGTGGAGGCGACCGAGCGCCCGGAGGTCCAGCGGGTTCTGGAGGCAGGGAGGTTCGGCACCGACTCCGCCCGCAACATGCTCCGTCTGTCGGTGGGCGTGGGGAACGTGGTGATCGGCATGGCGGCGGCCGCCGCCGTGCTGGCCTCCCTGCACTGGGTGCTGCTGCCCATGCTGCTGGCGATCGCCGTGCCCAGGGGGTGGGGCGCGGTCCGCTCCGCGCGCCGCGACTACCTCTCGCGCCTGCACTGGGTCGACCACCGGCGGGCGATCGCTTCTCTGCTGGCCTACCTCACCCGCCCGCACGCCGCCGGCGAGATCCGCGTCCATGCGGCCGGCGAGAAACTGCTCGGAAGCTACGAGGAGATGTCGAGGCAGACGGAGGCGGAGCAGCAGCGCCTGGCCCACGCGCAGGCCTCGACCGATCTGGTCGCGGGCGGCTTCGCCGGTCTGGCGTCGCTGGCGTGCTACGGGGTGCTGTGGTGGCTGCTGTCGACCGGTCGGCTGCCGCTTGCCGTCGGTGGGACCGCGGTCATCGCGATCCGCACCTCGACGGCGCGGCTCACGTCGTTGGTGCAGCAAGTCAACCGGCTCTATGAGGAGTTGCTGTTCCTCACCGACACCGAGGACGCCATCGAGATCGCCGGCCGGCACGCGATCCCCCGCGCCGGTGCCGCCCTCCCGTCGCCGGTGCGTGCACTGAGGACGGAGAACGTGAGCTTCACCTACCCCGGTGCCGAGGCGCCCGCTGTGGACGGGGTCAGCGTGGAGATCAGGCGCGGCGCGGTCACCGCCCTGGTCGGCGTGAACGGGTCGGGCAAGACGACGTTGACGAAGCTGCTCGCCGGGCTGCTGCTCCCGGGCGAGGGTGAGGTGTGGTGGGAGGGTGAGAACGGGCAGCGCGTCGAGGTGCGCCAAGCCGACCGCGGGGAGGTGTTCGCCGCTGTCGGTGTCCTGGCGCAGGATTTCCCGCGCTGGGAAATGACCGCCGCGGCGAACGTGGCGATCGGTGCCGGTGACCGCCCGAGGGACATGTCGGCGGTCCGCCAAGCCGCCGAGACCGCCGGTGTGCGCGATCTGATCGAGGCGCTGCCGCACGGCTGGGACTCGATCGTGTTCAAGGGGTACGAGCGCGGGGTCCAGCTCTCCGGCGGGCAGTGGCAGAAGCTCGGCACGGCCCGCACCCTGTACCGCGACGCTCAGGTGCTCCTTGTCGACGAGCCGACCTCGGCGCTCGACCCGCACGCGGAGATCGCCGCGTTCCAGGGGTTGTGGTCTTTGGCACGGGAGGGGCGCGCGGTTGTCCTCGTCACACACCGTTTGGCGGCGACCATGAACGCCGACCACATCTACGTCCTGGCTGACGGCCGGGTCGTCGAGGACGGGTCCCATGCGGAGCTGATGGCCATCGAGGGCGTGTATCAGGGGATGTTCACCGCTCAGGCCGCCCAGTACGGGCTCGGGGCTGACGACCTGCTGCCCGGCCCCCGCACGGGGACGCCCACCGATCCGCAGGACGCACGGTGA
- a CDS encoding GNAT family N-acetyltransferase, whose protein sequence is MDHWPLLGLHLKTPHLELRLPSDEELGQLADLAAAGVHEPDRMPFIVPWTDLPPAERARSVVQHHWLRRGTWVPDNWALNLAVFKDGRVVGLQEVAARDFAVLRQVSTASWLGVRHQGQGIGTEMRAAVLHLAFAGLGAHDALSGAFEDNPSSFAVSKKLGYEQDGVEQYSIRDVRVTMRRLRLPRVRWETHRHGATTITGLAPCLPLFGLSKEAAL, encoded by the coding sequence ATGGATCACTGGCCCCTGCTGGGGCTGCACCTGAAGACTCCCCACCTGGAGTTGCGGCTGCCCTCCGATGAGGAGCTGGGGCAACTGGCCGACCTGGCGGCCGCGGGCGTTCACGAGCCGGACCGGATGCCGTTCATCGTGCCCTGGACCGATCTGCCGCCCGCTGAGCGGGCGCGCTCCGTGGTGCAGCACCACTGGTTGCGGCGGGGGACCTGGGTCCCGGACAACTGGGCGCTGAACCTCGCTGTCTTCAAGGACGGCCGCGTCGTCGGCCTGCAGGAGGTCGCCGCTCGCGACTTCGCCGTGCTGAGGCAGGTCAGCACCGCCTCCTGGCTCGGTGTGCGCCATCAGGGACAGGGCATCGGAACCGAGATGCGTGCCGCAGTCCTGCACCTGGCCTTCGCCGGTCTGGGCGCGCACGACGCGCTGTCGGGCGCCTTCGAGGACAACCCCAGTTCCTTCGCCGTCTCCAAGAAGCTCGGCTACGAACAGGACGGCGTCGAGCAGTACAGCATCCGCGACGTCCGGGTGACGATGCGGCGCCTGCGGTTGCCCCGCGTCCGTTGGGAGACGCACCGGCACGGGGCCACCACGATCACCGGCCTCGCACCCTGCTTGCCGCTCTTCGGACTGTCGAAGGAGGCCGCGCTCTGA
- a CDS encoding alpha/beta hydrolase family protein codes for MITPAPSPAKTVAIKPVTVPTGDRAVPLQVKVTAPAEGRGLPVIVFSHGNAWSMDGYEPLVDRWAAAGFVVVQPTHLDSRRNAIGFDDPRFGAIWRVRIDDLHAVLDHLDAVLAEAGDLIDRADRTGVALVGHSWGAQTVGTLLGARVFDAQGTAGEDFSHGGAKAGVLIAATGTGDSLTPFAVGHLPFMRPDYSTMTTPALVIAGDKDQSKMSTRGPDWFLDAFDLSPAPKRLLVVPGGEHTLGGIAGEAVSETTDTDADRVALVADAVTAYLLDALGRDPDAWSRFRADTEAVEKASFQHKD; via the coding sequence ATGATCACTCCAGCGCCATCCCCGGCGAAGACCGTCGCGATCAAGCCCGTCACCGTTCCCACCGGTGACCGGGCGGTGCCCCTCCAGGTCAAGGTGACCGCACCGGCCGAGGGCCGCGGCCTTCCGGTCATCGTGTTCTCCCACGGCAACGCGTGGTCGATGGACGGCTACGAGCCGCTGGTCGACCGCTGGGCCGCCGCCGGCTTCGTCGTCGTGCAACCGACCCACCTGGACTCGCGCCGCAACGCCATAGGGTTCGACGATCCGCGCTTCGGCGCCATCTGGCGCGTGCGCATCGATGACCTCCACGCGGTGCTGGACCACCTCGACGCCGTCCTGGCCGAGGCAGGCGACCTGATCGACCGCGCCGACCGGACGGGCGTCGCCCTCGTCGGGCACTCCTGGGGAGCCCAGACCGTCGGCACCCTGCTGGGCGCCCGCGTGTTCGACGCCCAGGGCACCGCGGGCGAGGACTTCTCCCACGGCGGAGCGAAGGCGGGCGTGCTCATTGCCGCGACCGGCACGGGCGACTCGCTCACGCCGTTCGCCGTCGGGCACCTGCCCTTCATGAGGCCGGACTACTCCACCATGACCACGCCGGCGCTCGTCATCGCGGGCGACAAGGACCAGTCGAAGATGTCCACGCGGGGACCGGACTGGTTCCTCGACGCCTTCGACCTCAGCCCCGCCCCCAAGCGCCTCCTCGTCGTCCCCGGCGGAGAGCACACCCTGGGCGGCATCGCCGGGGAAGCCGTGAGCGAGACCACCGACACGGACGCCGACCGGGTCGCCCTCGTCGCCGACGCCGTCACCGCGTACCTCCTCGACGCCCTCGGCCGCGACCCCGATGCATGGTCCCGCTTCCGTGCCGACACCGAAGCCGTCGAGAAGGCGTCCTTCCAGCACAAGGACTGA
- a CDS encoding alpha/beta hydrolase family protein, whose translation MTDHIAIPARAGVDLSGPLVSVAPVAFPSRDRPAELQVRLTAPLTDRALPVVVLSHGHGPSEYVSSLYGYAPLANHLAASGFAVLQPTHLDSATLGLRHADNPEAPLYWRSRARDVSSVLDHLGVLDKVVPDVAARMDTGRIAVVGHSMGGHTAGMILGAQPRDPTTGHRVNARDERVSAGVVMAAPGRGGDALDPRAARHYPVLNDTDFTTMAPPTLVVAGDQDHAHHLNVVGAAWQTDAFHLSPGPKFLLDVHGGEHSLGGISGYDSAETTDENLTRALLVLETTAAFLRTQLGVDDQAWSVATARLAREHAASATVHEKR comes from the coding sequence ATGACCGACCACATCGCCATCCCCGCCCGCGCGGGCGTCGACCTGTCCGGACCGCTCGTCTCGGTCGCTCCGGTCGCCTTCCCCTCCCGCGACCGCCCGGCGGAACTTCAGGTACGACTGACCGCGCCGTTGACGGACCGGGCGCTGCCCGTCGTCGTCCTGTCGCACGGGCACGGTCCGTCCGAGTACGTCTCGTCGCTCTACGGCTACGCCCCGCTCGCCAACCATCTCGCGGCCAGCGGGTTCGCGGTCCTCCAGCCGACCCACCTGGACTCGGCCACCCTCGGCCTGCGGCACGCCGACAACCCCGAAGCCCCCTTGTACTGGCGATCCCGCGCACGCGACGTGTCGTCGGTGCTGGACCACCTGGGTGTTCTCGACAAGGTCGTCCCGGACGTGGCAGCCCGCATGGACACCGGCAGGATCGCCGTCGTCGGCCACTCGATGGGCGGCCACACGGCGGGCATGATACTGGGCGCCCAGCCGCGCGACCCCACCACGGGGCACAGGGTGAACGCGAGGGACGAGCGAGTGAGCGCCGGAGTGGTGATGGCCGCGCCGGGACGCGGAGGTGATGCCCTCGATCCCCGTGCCGCCCGTCACTACCCCGTCCTCAACGACACCGACTTCACCACCATGGCACCTCCGACCCTGGTCGTAGCAGGGGACCAGGACCACGCCCACCACCTGAACGTCGTCGGAGCCGCGTGGCAGACCGACGCCTTTCACCTGTCGCCGGGGCCCAAGTTCCTCCTCGACGTCCACGGCGGTGAGCACAGCCTCGGAGGAATATCCGGCTACGACTCCGCGGAGACGACGGACGAGAACCTCACCCGCGCACTCCTGGTCCTGGAGACCACCGCAGCGTTCCTGCGCACCCAACTGGGCGTCGACGACCAGGCGTGGAGCGTGGCGACGGCACGGCTGGCCCGCGAACACGCCGCCTCCGCAACGGTCCACGAGAAGCGGTAG